A segment of the Saccharospirillaceae bacterium genome:
TGACAAAATAACTTGGTGATTCTCATCGTTTTCAGAGTCCGGTAATTTAAGTGACTTTGCTAGCGTTTCGAGTTTTCCAAGCCGCTTTTCTGTTTTGGTTTGTTTAAACTTACGATATCTATACAAGGGAATTGGACCACTGATCGGAAAATAAGCACCATATCGTTGTCCATCATGTTCAACATACAATTCGTCGTCAAACAGGCCCCACCAAAGTACGACTTGTTCACCTGCGAGGTCGGGATCTACCTATGTGCTCCATCTTTATGCTATTAACAAAAAGGCCAAGATCATTGAAGAGCGCTGTAACTCGGCAAGTCAGGCTTTTTGAAATTTTTGTTCATTCGTCTTGGCGATTTGAGTTTCGTAAATTGGTAAGTGATAAGAGGTAATGATGTGATTACCAAGGGATACTGCCGGTATATTTCCAAGCGATTTTGACGTAAACAGACTTATTCATTTACATGCCTCTAGCGCGACCTGTGGGAGCAGCTTATTATCCATGCTTTTTGCCGACAAGAGGGATAACCTGATTGAAGAAGCCCTCTTATTTTCCTAAACAATGAATTTATCCCATTTCCCGTAGCTTGCTCTAATATGACCTTTTCGTAAACTCAACCCAATTAGCAATGCGCCACATAGCAAGCTTGAAACAACTGAAACCAGAGGGGCACCGAGCAGAAATGGCGTGGTAAATAATGCCAGGCCTAGAGGAACAAGCGCATAACGTGCCATGCGCCCAGACTCGGCAGTAGCAGTAACAACGACTGTCAGGACCAGAGCTCCCACCACATGATCAGCATTAGCCGTGCTGCCCTCGGTCCCCAGCGTCAAACGAGTGGACATAAGCCAAACTCCGACAGGAATGCAGAGCGCAAGATTCCAGGGCAAAGTAACTCCTCCTGCAATCATGTCTTTAAATACTGTTATGGGGCCCCGTTCAAACTCTCTTTCATCACCCTCCCAGGCTCCTGTATCAGTATCGCCGGTAAAGAAAATACGTAGCAATGGGCGACCTTGCTTTTTACGACGCCATAAGAATTCAGTAGTTGCCACCAGCTCATCCAGCGAATAAGGAATTTGAATCAGCATGGCTGCTGCACCAACCAGGCAAAGTGTACACCAGGTTCCAATAACGATGGGCTGAATAATAATGAAGAAAATCGACACCACGCCTAATGGCACAATCATAATGCCGAACAGCATTACCAACCAGGGCATGGTGCGCCAGCGGCGGGTTGACCCCATCAGGCCGGTAAGAATTTCCAGCGCATAAGTCATAGCACCTAACCCGGCGTCGGGAACCGGCCACGCCTCAGATACCTCAGATGTGATAATTTCTTCGGTGCCATTTTTCGGGTCACCGCCCCCGCCTGCAAAAAACGGTTCCCATACCGCGTCTATATGTCCTAACTGGAAGGCACACAAATAGCGTGAAATAAAAAAACCTACAAATGCGAGCAAAATAATAGGCATCCGTTGCACCCAGCTTGACGGATTAAACTCCCAACCGGGCGGAATATTGGGGCCGGTCTCCGCCGCTATTAGTGATACACCGGGCGTTGGCCGCGAGCACACGGCAAAAGCAATAATCAGCATGCCCACTAACGTGCCGTTCAGATAGGCCCCCGCCGTAGGAGCCCAGAACACCAACGGTGCCGAGAGCACCCAAAATCCGACAATTCCCGCGGCCCAGCGAGCCTGGCTCATTCGCCATGACAGACTTAAACCGGCAAACACCAGCAGTGCCAGTCCCGACCCCATGTCACTAATCGTCATTGCGCGGCTTTCATACCCCAACAAAAATGGCGCGGTTAACAACCAGAACGCCAACCCGATATTCATAAAGTGGGCCCAAATAAAGTTGCTATGGGCGTCACGATAATGATCTTCGTGCTTTTCACGAATTGCGTTGGCGTTAACTTCTTTTTCCTTCGCCGTTTGCATCCAGTCTGGCAAAGTGATGCCATTGGCTTTATACCAACCTGGCGGATCTTTTTTCAGATTGTCAATTAACCGTTCCAGTGCATCATAAATGTGGTGCTGTGGTCGCCAATTTAACTGTTCCTTTACCCGGCTGAGATTAAGGTCATAATGATCACTTGATAAATCAATCATGAATGGTTTAATGAACGGCTTTTCACCATGATCAAAGGCGTCAGGTACCACCGGCTCGGTTTTTTCTTCCAGCCAAGCTCCAGGTTTAGCAACATACTCCGGTATTTCGATGGTGTTCCACTCTCGTTCACCATAAATCAAATGACCAATTCGATTTTGCAGCGCCTGATAACCCATTACGCTGTCTTCGCCGGCCAATAGTACATTTTCTTTGGGCACTTCATGGCGCTTTTCAACCAGCTCGGTAAACAATGACACCATATCGTCTTTATGCAAAAAAGCTTGTCCGGCCATTTTATCGCCCGAGTACACCCAACTCTTAAATTGCCGCTCGTAAATGCGGGCGATCTGATAGCTTAAAGTGGGAACAGCGGTGTGGTCATCGTACAAGCCAGCCATTCGTAACAGGGTATAGGGAATTTTGCCATGATGGCTGCGAATGGCTTCTTCGGCATCGGCTTTAGACTGCGGATAGGTCCAGCCGGGCTCAATGGGCGTGTCCTCGGTGATTTTTTCTCCAGGGACCCCTGCCCGATGAATGAGCATGGTGGAGGAATAGATGAAATGATCCACATCAAAGCGCTGCAGTTCGGTTAGAAAATCCGCCGTTCCCTTTACATTGAGAGCCTCATACAAGGGGTTGTCTTCGCCCGAGAAATCATAATAGGCGGCAAGGTGAATCACGCAGGCAATATGACCGCCATGTTTTTCATGAATTTTATACAACGCAAGGGAAATGGAGTCTTTGGAGGTAAAATCGCACTCGTAACTTTCATGGGCACTTTCGCAAGGTGTCAAATCCAACCCAATAAGGTGATAATCTTTTTTCAGCACCTCACAAAGTGCACTGCCTACGCCGCCAGATGCACCAGTTATCAGAACAATCCGCTTTTCTGCTGCTTGTTGTGCCATCAATAAGTCCTTGCCAGAAACCTAAAATTAAGAGGGTTACTATTGAGTAACGAATCAACCCGCGTTTCGGGTCATTGACAGAGAGAAAACGATGAAAATAGACAAAATCTAATCAACTTCGGCAATTTAGGGAAACGCGCCGCGTCTGCTTGATAATCGATAATGCGGCGGGACAGTGTAAAACTTGCGAACGACAGGAATATACTTTGTAGTAAAAACACGATTGGTTTGGGGAGCCATCATGCAAGGAGCCTTTGCTGCCACACCGCGTTGGTTAATAAATGCCATAGGCTAATGATTTTAATTGAATAAGTAAGATTGCACGACCGTAAAATGAAATTTAATGTTTTCAATGCGCAAATAGGAATAAAACTTGATGGTCTAGAGTCTCGCAATACTTCCTTGCTGGCACACGGTGTCGGCGCCCATTTGGATAAGGAGCCTCTCATGTCATTTATCTCAGCCGGTCCTGCAGACCGCCTTGAAAACCTCAAACCTAAACGCGTTACCCTTAACGATACAGAAATTCTTCTCATTCGTGACGGTGAAAACGTTTATGCCGGCAGCGCCGATTGCCCTCATAAAGGTGCGCCTCTTGAAGATGGTGCAGTATGTCGAGGCAAGTTGGTTTGCCCATGGCATAAAGGCACTTTTGATATCGCCTCTGCTGATGTATGCGAACCACCTGCACTAACAGGATTATCTCGGTATGCGGTTGAAATACGTGACGGCGAGGTACTTGTGGATCCCGAACAGGCCACCGACAGCACCGATAAACGACAAAACCGATTAACTGCAGTTAACGCACATTCTCATATTGTGATTGTCGGCGCTGGCGCAGCAGGCGCTGCCGCTCTGCAAAGTCTGGTGAACAATCGTTACCACGGTCGGATCACTGTTGTTGATCCAGAAGCAGATGCACCTTATGACCGAACACTGCTTACCAAAGCTGTGACAGCGGGCGACATGGAACCTGATGAGGTAGACCCCCTTGTTAATCAAGACGACATGGATATCACAGAAGTTACACGCCTAGTGGCTAAAGTATCCGGAATTGATACTGCCGCCCATCAAATTGAGCTATATGATGGTCAATCGTTGACATACGATCGATTACTTATTGCCACAGGCGGGATCCCCATACGGCCGGATTTACCCGGCGTTAATTTGTTGGGGATCCATACGCTTCGAAATATTGAGCATGTGGAACGTCTATTAGCTGACGTTGAAAACACGAACAATATTACCATTGTTGGCAACAGTTTTATTAGTCTGGAAGTGGCCGCTTCATTAAAGCAGCGTAGCGACAATATACGGGTAAAGGTTATCGCACCTGATGCGGTGCCGTTTGAAAAACAATTTGGAACCCAAATCGGGCAGTATTTCCGTGATTTACACGAGAAGCATGACGTCGAGTTTGTCGAGGGCACAGTAAGTGGATTTCATGGTACTGAAAAAGTAACCGCAGTGAAGCTGGAAAGTGGCGAAACGTTGGAAACCAATCTGGTGCTGCTAGCTACCGGCATAACGACTGATAAAGATTTACTCAATAGCTTTACATTAACGCATCAGGGATTGGTGAAAGTGAACGAATTCCTTGAAGCTGCTGAAGATGTCTATGCGGTGGGTGATATTACCAGCTATCCGTATAATGGCGAAGAAATGCACATTGAGCACTGGCGACTAGCCCAGCAGCATGGTCGTTGCGCAGCAGAAAATATACTCGCGAGCCTAGCCTACCCTGCCGAACGTAAAGCATTTGATCGCACACCTTATTTCTGGACACAGCAATTTGATGTAAAGTTTGAATACGTAGGCCACGCAAAAGAGTGGGACGAAATCGAAGCGGTGGGCACACCGGAAGACGAACAATACCTCGCAGTTTTTCGCAAAGATGGTAAGGAAATTGCTGCTCTGGCTAAAGGTTATCCGCAGCTCATGGCAAAAATGATTATTGAGATGGACGACCATGTTGCGCTGTCATCGGTTAAAGCTGAACTTGAAGCTGCCTAATTAACAAGCTTTGATTTGGTGACGAGAAAGCGCGTAATGGCGCGCTTTCTATGACAAGATTGCTAACTATTCTCCGAGACCGGTAGTCCTCACGTACAAATCCTTCTGATTAAACAGTTAGCGATTTTCGTTGTAGCTGTCTATACCAGCGATGCCCCACCCAAAATGCTGCGGTGATGTAGGGCACTCCACCTACTACCCACATGATAAGTCCCGCTAATTGCTGATCGGCAAGGTTGCGGGATTCACCGTAAAAAGGAGTGCTGCCAAAGGTAAGAAACGCACCTAAAAAGCCCGTGTGCATTAGCGTCACCAACAGTGCCAGCAACGCATAGGGAACTTTACGGGTAAAGGCATGTAAGCAGGCCCACCAAAACCATACCGCCGATATCAGAAAGCAGGCGTGTTCGAATACGTGAATCCAGGGATTCTCCAACGCCAACATATAAAATTTCGGGATGTGCCAGAACCAGATCATCATACCGTGAAAGTAGGTGCATACCATCGGATATTGAGTGATTTTAAATGCATATTTCCATAATCTTTCCCCATATGCTCCACAAGCCCTGTAGAACTGTGGCAATGGCCGAGCCAAAGCGAAAGCTGGCGCTATTATTACCATCATAAACATATGCTGGGTCATATGCGCAGCAGAGCTATGTTCAGCCCATTCGTCCAACGGACCCAAAATGGTAAAAAAGGTGATCAAAATGGTGATATGAAATAGCCATCTCCGCCATACAACTGCGGTAGCGTAGCGGCAGCCCCATACATAGATTATCCAGAATATCAGTACTATCACCGCCGTAAGGCTAGCGGAAAACGCGTCCTGGCCACCACTGGTAAAGGGGTTGTGCGCCCATGCACCGGTTGACCAAAACAATAACGTTGCTACGAGAATAATTAAATACATGGTGCCATCGCCAAAAGAGGAATGCCAACAGCCAGCGTCGAAATGGCCGAAGCAAGATAACTTGTCGCCGCTACACGCAGTAAAAAGCGCGACTCATTTTCTGCATTTGCCGCTACGTGCCACGACTTAAAGGCGCAAATTCCCAAATAAATAACAATAAGAAACGTAGGAATTAAAAAACTAAGGTTTATCCAATTAAATAGGCCCGCCTCGGCCGCAGGTTTAGCCAGCTGACAAGCCACCGCGACACCGCCATAAGTAAATACAAACCAGAGCGCCCAAATCACAAACCCGGCCACAAGATGCCAAGGGTGCGCGCGGGAAACTTTCATTTAGCCTCCCATATTGTTGGTAAGATCAAAAAGCTTGCGAAGCTTAGCCAAAAAATAACATGTGTAAACAACCACATGGGGCTCATTACGACAATTTCATAGGACAGCTTTGTACTGATGTAATCATAACTAACCCGCAGTGCCTGGAGCGTAGTGGTGATCACGCTGATGATACTGTGGAAAAGCAAAAAGGCCAGCATCACCAACAATACGGCATCATACGCATTAGTCGTAAATTGCAGGTCACTCGAAACAGTGATGAAAGCCAATAGTCCAACATGACCCATTCCACAGGCTGAAACGAGCCAAAGCCACTTAGCGAGCGACTTCTCTTGCTCACGGCGCAAATAGCGATTCAGACGGCGATACAAAGTCACTGCAATGGTCAGTAACGCACCACTTAGCCCCATTAAAACCGGCGAAATTGCCGACACGTCAGGTAAGGTTTTATTTGGTGAAACTGTCCACAAATATAACCAACCGAAAAGCAGCGACAAATATAAGGTGCCGTCAGCTAACAGAGTCACACACATACCCCATAACCCTGGCCCGTCAAAGGTACGCGAGTGCAGAGGCGGCTCTCCCCGGCTCGCTTCTTCATCCGTCAGTGGTGCCATCGTCTTGTGCGTGCCGTTCTCCCAACTCCAGCGTAAAAAGAAGCCTAGACCCAATATGGCGAAAAAGATGCCGACCATATACGCTTTAGACACCAGGCTGATGCACAACCCCGCCAGGGTAGCCGCACAAATTAGAGGCCACCACGAATGGCTGGGAATATGAATAACTTCTTTTAGCTTGCCACTAATCGCATCTGTTCCATACAGTTCCCGTCGCCCGTGCTTAATACTTTTTAAGCCATGTTCGCCAGCTGGAATGCTATTAATCAACGACGGGTCGTCCCATAGTGGATGACGTGATTTTACCTCAGGGATACTGGCAAAATTGTAAGACACCGGCGGCATGCCCGTGGCCCATTCCAATGTATCAGCTTGCCAAGGATTAGATGAAGCCTTTCGACCATATCGAAAATGTAGCGTCACATCTAAGACGAGCATTAAAATACCAATCGCGAGCACGAAGCCACCAATGGAAGAACTCAGATTTAACCAATCCCAGCCCAGGCCACTTTCGTAAGTAAACACTCGGCGTGGCATGCCCAACAGACCAGTTAGGTGCATGATCAGAAACGTTGAATTAAATCCGACAAACACCAAGCCAAACGCCCAGCGTCCCATTCTCATAGACGGCATTCGTCCGGAAAAATGGGGCAACCAGTAATATAGGGCGGCGATCAGCGGAAAGAAC
Coding sequences within it:
- a CDS encoding FAD-dependent oxidoreductase, whose product is MKFNVFNAQIGIKLDGLESRNTSLLAHGVGAHLDKEPLMSFISAGPADRLENLKPKRVTLNDTEILLIRDGENVYAGSADCPHKGAPLEDGAVCRGKLVCPWHKGTFDIASADVCEPPALTGLSRYAVEIRDGEVLVDPEQATDSTDKRQNRLTAVNAHSHIVIVGAGAAGAAALQSLVNNRYHGRITVVDPEADAPYDRTLLTKAVTAGDMEPDEVDPLVNQDDMDITEVTRLVAKVSGIDTAAHQIELYDGQSLTYDRLLIATGGIPIRPDLPGVNLLGIHTLRNIEHVERLLADVENTNNITIVGNSFISLEVAASLKQRSDNIRVKVIAPDAVPFEKQFGTQIGQYFRDLHEKHDVEFVEGTVSGFHGTEKVTAVKLESGETLETNLVLLATGITTDKDLLNSFTLTHQGLVKVNEFLEAAEDVYAVGDITSYPYNGEEMHIEHWRLAQQHGRCAAENILASLAYPAERKAFDRTPYFWTQQFDVKFEYVGHAKEWDEIEAVGTPEDEQYLAVFRKDGKEIAALAKGYPQLMAKMIIEMDDHVALSSVKAELEAA
- the ctaD gene encoding cytochrome c oxidase subunit I, whose translation is MNGKSELHKNFAKVWDNLPGWGNLAAVNHTSISQRFMLTGVIFFLVGILLAMLIRSQLALPGQTLITADLYSQVFTMHGTIMMFLFAIPVLEGAAMYLIPKMIGTRDLVFPRLSALGYYCYLFGGLILLSSLVLGIAPNSGWFMYTPLSSDDYSAGAGSDFWLLGVTFVEISAVSAGIELTVSILRTRAPGMSLSKMPIFCWYILAMALMIVFGFPPLILASILLELERAAQMPFFDPNAGGDPILWQHLFWLFGHPEVYIIFLPAAGMVSTILPVFAGRPLVGYRWVVLSVIITGFISFGLWVHHMFTVGIPHLAQAFFSIASMLVAIPTGIQIFVWLTTLWVGRVRFELPMLWIFGFLFIFVCGGLTGVMLALVPFDWQVHDTHFVVAHFHYVLIGGMFFPLIAALYYWLPHFSGRMPSMRMGRWAFGLVFVGFNSTFLIMHLTGLLGMPRRVFTYESGLGWDWLNLSSSIGGFVLAIGILMLVLDVTLHFRYGRKASSNPWQADTLEWATGMPPVSYNFASIPEVKSRHPLWDDPSLINSIPAGEHGLKSIKHGRRELYGTDAISGKLKEVIHIPSHSWWPLICAATLAGLCISLVSKAYMVGIFFAILGLGFFLRWSWENGTHKTMAPLTDEEASRGEPPLHSRTFDGPGLWGMCVTLLADGTLYLSLLFGWLYLWTVSPNKTLPDVSAISPVLMGLSGALLTIAVTLYRRLNRYLRREQEKSLAKWLWLVSACGMGHVGLLAFITVSSDLQFTTNAYDAVLLVMLAFLLFHSIISVITTTLQALRVSYDYISTKLSYEIVVMSPMWLFTHVIFWLSFASFLILPTIWEAK
- a CDS encoding NAD-dependent epimerase/dehydratase family protein, producing MAQQAAEKRIVLITGASGGVGSALCEVLKKDYHLIGLDLTPCESAHESYECDFTSKDSISLALYKIHEKHGGHIACVIHLAAYYDFSGEDNPLYEALNVKGTADFLTELQRFDVDHFIYSSTMLIHRAGVPGEKITEDTPIEPGWTYPQSKADAEEAIRSHHGKIPYTLLRMAGLYDDHTAVPTLSYQIARIYERQFKSWVYSGDKMAGQAFLHKDDMVSLFTELVEKRHEVPKENVLLAGEDSVMGYQALQNRIGHLIYGEREWNTIEIPEYVAKPGAWLEEKTEPVVPDAFDHGEKPFIKPFMIDLSSDHYDLNLSRVKEQLNWRPQHHIYDALERLIDNLKKDPPGWYKANGITLPDWMQTAKEKEVNANAIREKHEDHYRDAHSNFIWAHFMNIGLAFWLLTAPFLLGYESRAMTISDMGSGLALLVFAGLSLSWRMSQARWAAGIVGFWVLSAPLVFWAPTAGAYLNGTLVGMLIIAFAVCSRPTPGVSLIAAETGPNIPPGWEFNPSSWVQRMPIILLAFVGFFISRYLCAFQLGHIDAVWEPFFAGGGGDPKNGTEEIITSEVSEAWPVPDAGLGAMTYALEILTGLMGSTRRWRTMPWLVMLFGIMIVPLGVVSIFFIIIQPIVIGTWCTLCLVGAAAMLIQIPYSLDELVATTEFLWRRKKQGRPLLRIFFTGDTDTGAWEGDEREFERGPITVFKDMIAGGVTLPWNLALCIPVGVWLMSTRLTLGTEGSTANADHVVGALVLTVVVTATAESGRMARYALVPLGLALFTTPFLLGAPLVSVVSSLLCGALLIGLSLRKGHIRASYGKWDKFIV
- a CDS encoding cytochrome c oxidase assembly protein, which translates into the protein MYLIILVATLLFWSTGAWAHNPFTSGGQDAFSASLTAVIVLIFWIIYVWGCRYATAVVWRRWLFHITILITFFTILGPLDEWAEHSSAAHMTQHMFMMVIIAPAFALARPLPQFYRACGAYGERLWKYAFKITQYPMVCTYFHGMMIWFWHIPKFYMLALENPWIHVFEHACFLISAVWFWWACLHAFTRKVPYALLALLVTLMHTGFLGAFLTFGSTPFYGESRNLADQQLAGLIMWVVGGVPYITAAFWVGHRWYRQLQRKSLTV